TTGTGCCTGTTAGCTCCAATGCACTTTTAATTCTTGATAAGATATGCCATCAAACACTTATTTCATGTCAGTTTGAATTCTGATTATTTTGAGCTGTTTTAGGTGATGGCTGAAAAGAACATACACACCGAAATGCCTTCTTCTACACAGTAAGTTGCGAACAACTTTTCAAACCTGATATTGCAGTTTCTGTAGATTTTTTGATGAAGTTTTGGTTGCTCCATAACACAGGTATATTCCAAAGTTGACCCTTGATGGGATGGAGATACAGGTGGTGGAGATCAAGCTCATAGAGAGCTGCCTTGCAGGCTATACTTTTATCTTGGGGTCATCAGAAAAGGTGATGCGTGTTTATAGAATATAATAAAATGAAGTGATGTGATTAGGTTTCACTGTTGAATAAAACTATTTGAGTGCAGTATAAATTTGGAGACAAACTACATGCTTTACTGGAATCTACTGGAGCAAAATATCTGCACGTTGATGAGTTTTGTGCAAACAGCCAGGTAAATTCTGCTGAAATTTATGTTGTGAATGTGGTCTCTAGAATGCTTGGAAAATGTGCAGTCAGCTCTTCCTAATAGGCTATGCTTACAGAGTTTAGTGTAGTATCCAATGCTACCTTTAACATGATAGTTTTATCTTGTTAGAAGTAGTTGTGCACAATTATTTTATAGGAGGtatagatggatggatgcaaTACTTAAAACAAGAAATTGACAGGACTCTGGAGCTGGTGAAAATGATAAAGATATTCTTCTTGTTCCTGCAAAATCTCCTTTGGAATTCAGTAAGATACGCGGGCTATTTCCTTTGTCCAAGATCACCGATGTAAAGCTCTTTGCTGCTATTTTATCTGGTCACTTAGAAGCAACTGCCATTGAACCGCCAGCTTGTAAGTACTAACAATCATGATATATATTTGCTACCAGATTTACATTTTCTTTGACCTTAAGAGTTCTTTGGTGTCTTTGCTTTATGACTACATGTGTAACACCAAGTATATTAATTTATGTTCCTTCAATTTTGTTTCTGACAGACATTGTTGCATCCTCAAATTCGACGGATGAGACTATTGTGGTGGACTCTGATGTAGAAATTGATACTGCAACTTCTGATCATACTGTTGCTGCTAGCAAGTCTGAACATCACATTGAGCATATTTCTGATGATAAAAAGGAAGTCGTTGCTATATCTGAAGAAGATGCTGTAAATTTGGTGGAAGCAAAGACCAGCATTAATCTTCACAGTGACCAGGAGAAAGATGAGATTGTGAAACCTATGGAGGAGGATGTCAAGGTCATAGAGAAAACAGCAACAATGCGTGGTTTCAAAGTTGAAGGCGAGGACATTCCTGTTATGACCAAGGTGCCAAAGGATGAAACTTTGGACAGCAGAGATGAGACTTGTCATGTTATATATACCCAGAATCTGGTTGTGAAAAGCATCCTTCAGTCAGCTCGTGCCGAATCCATAGAAACTGGTGGCATTAACTTCAAACGCTTTAGAAAG
Above is a window of Oryza sativa Japonica Group chromosome 10, ASM3414082v1 DNA encoding:
- the LOC4348951 gene encoding nibrin homolog isoform X1; the encoded protein is MVWALTPVDTVRGAQRCYIFAAGTYKVGRKVDRSKYGTFFNKVQGTQGSRLHKDEDAMLADGDTVTFGTGNATFRLSFVPIVVFFHGKKSGRISPCLQAVMTSIGAYATRKWSDECTHVLVDESCSLTPELLDAVLAKKQIVLGDWFKVMAEKNIHTEMPSSTQYIPKLTLDGMEIQVVEIKLIESCLAGYTFILGSSEKYKFGDKLHALLESTGAKYLHVDEFCANSQDSGAGENDKDILLVPAKSPLEFSKIRGLFPLSKITDVKLFAAILSGHLEATAIEPPAYIVASSNSTDETIVVDSDVEIDTATSDHTVAASKSEHHIEHISDDKKEVVAISEEDAVNLVEAKTSINLHSDQEKDEIVKPMEEDVKVIEKTATMRGFKVEGEDIPVMTKVPKDETLDSRDETCHVIYTQNLVVKSILQSARAESIETGGINFKRFRKRGAVSGNSFKDLIPYSREPYRESDYERGTVTDFMREEKKRRQMEAIAEDLFNNAKPKKKAAAGSSIHTMLTGRR
- the LOC4348951 gene encoding nibrin homolog, which produces MVWALTPVDTVRGAQRCYIFAAGTYKVGRKDCDVIVQTDTSISRVHAEIVVEKMVAWDPQSGAPANPSYVRVVDRSKYGTFFNKVQGTQGSRLHKDEDAMLADGDTVTFGTGNATFRLSFVPIVVFFHGKKSGRISPCLQAVMTSIGAYATRKWSDECTHVLVDESCSLTPELLDAVLAKKQIVLGDWFKVMAEKNIHTEMPSSTQYIPKLTLDGMEIQVVEIKLIESCLAGYTFILGSSEKYKFGDKLHALLESTGAKYLHVDEFCANSQDSGAGENDKDILLVPAKSPLEFSKIRGLFPLSKITDVKLFAAILSGHLEATAIEPPAYIVASSNSTDETIVVDSDVEIDTATSDHTVAASKSEHHIEHISDDKKEVVAISEEDAVNLVEAKTSINLHSDQEKDEIVKPMEEDVKVIEKTATMRGFKVEGEDIPVMTKVPKDETLDSRDETCHVIYTQNLVVKSILQSARAESIETGGINFKRFRKRGAVSGNSFKDLIPYSREPYRESDYERGTVTDFMREEKKRRQMEAIAEDLFNNAKPKKKAAAGSSIHTMLTGRR